CAGAGAAcgggcacgtgaccgaacCCGCGAACGAGATCGAGACGTTTCGATCGACGATAGCGTGGTGCCTCTCGACGAGCGTCCATTGTCTGCTCCCACGGGCTGGGATGTCAAGGCTCGAGGATATGAGCGGGTCAGTTCTGAGCTGGCCAAACGATCGGGTCTGTTTCCGTTACCGGGACGTCCCACCCAAGTCAACTATAATGTGTTGAGGGGACTGGTGGAAGGTCTGCCTGATCAGCCCACGGACCACGAGACGGCAGCAATGATGCCTCTGGTGGACACGGGACCCATCAACAACGGTAAGGGATCTGTTCGACCTGAGTTTTCACGGGTGGCGCGAAGACTGATTCTGAGTGGTATTCCTGCCGATCAGATCGACACGGTGGCCATCAAGAGCTTCTTCACAGACTTCATCGAGGGTCTGGAGCTGCAGGGATCCAAGGAACGGATTGTGGACGGAGTTTACAAGCATCCTCGTCTCCCCGAGGTGTTAGTGGAGTTCTTTTCTGCGGAAATGGCAACCTTAGCCCTGGCTCTGTCTGGTCTAGGTATCAATTACTCGGGACCCCCCATTAGTATACGACGACCGTCCAACTACATTTGTCCTACGCCAGAGAGAAGCGAAGTTTCAAGAAGATcgctggacgaggagaaggaggtggctTCTGTGGTGGAGGACTCCAACACGAAAATCATTGTGTGGGATATTCCGTTCAACGTAGAAGAGGACCAGGTGCGACAGCTGACAGCATCGTTCGGTGAGCTTTCTGCATTCCAGCTCATTCGACAGCTGCCGTCTCGGGAGTCGGCGGGCATTGCTCTGGTGGACTACAAGGACCccgaggtggtcaaggacgCCGTTTCAGGGCTGTCAGGACAGGTGATTGGTGGAAAGAACCTCAAGGTAATGCTAGCATGTGAAGGACCCACGCAGTTGTCGTGTTCGTCCAACAACGGGTTGAAGGGAATTGTGACGGTCATGAATGACGTCAAGAGCCGGCCGGAGTCGTCGGTCATTGTTCTGTTCAACCTGGTGActctggacgagctgctggatgaTGTGGCCTACAGAGAAATCACCGAGCAGGTCGAGTCCGAGTGTCTCAAatatggaggaggagaagaggtcCAAATCAAGATCCCACGACCTGACCCCGAGGCCATGAAGGCGTCGTATCGACGGCTAATCTTTGAGACTCGTCCAGGTGTGGGAAAGGTTTACGTCAAGTTTGCCAGTGTGGAAACGAGTCGAG
This genomic interval from Yarrowia lipolytica chromosome 1E, complete sequence contains the following:
- a CDS encoding uncharacterized protein (Compare to YALI0E09889g, similar to Saccharomyces cerevisiae MUD2 (YKL074C); ancestral locus Anc_2.619, weakly similar to uniprot|Q9ZR39 Nicotiana plumbaginifolia U2 snRNP auxiliary factor large subunit), with product MNNSVEEFLAQTQRGLDTQQPPRPRSHDSRDTERDVRDRERERDRDFRDRDRERDRERDRYRNQRWRRRDDSVDRERERERHRDRDYRDRGDRGDRRDRYSRDGGRDRRDRRDDDRTRDRPRDRDRDRDRDRDRDRDRDRDRDRDRDRDRGDRERARDRTRERDRDVSIDDSVVPLDERPLSAPTGWDVKARGYERVSSELAKRSGLFPLPGRPTQVNYNVLRGLVEGLPDQPTDHETAAMMPLVDTGPINNGKGSVRPEFSRVARRLILSGIPADQIDTVAIKSFFTDFIEGLELQGSKERIVDGVYKHPRLPEVLVEFFSAEMATLALALSGLGINYSGPPISIRRPSNYICPTPERSEVSRRSLDEEKEVASVVEDSNTKIIVWDIPFNVEEDQVRQLTASFGELSAFQLIRQLPSRESAGIALVDYKDPEVVKDAVSGLSGQVIGGKNLKVMLACEGPTQLSCSSNNGLKGIVTVMNDVKSRPESSVIVLFNLVTLDELLDDVAYREITEQVESECLKYGGGEEVQIKIPRPDPEAMKASYRRLIFETRPGVGKVYVKFASVETSRVAMQKLTGLRFSRRSVIASYYSEECFDMNVF